In the genome of Candidatus Omnitrophota bacterium, the window TATAGTCTGGAAGGAGACGAGCGACCACCATTCCTTGCTGAACAAAGAGGAAAACAACGGATCGTAGAATAATTGCCGAAAGATGTTGGAAATCGCAAAGGGAACGAAATAGAGGACGCAAAACATGGTCCCGGAGGATATGCGCGATTTCACCAGGGAGGATAGCGTCATAATGCTCAAAAGAATCGGGATAATCAAGATATGCGAGAAAAGGGCAATGCGCAGCATGAGGGAAACGTTGGAACTCAAGTATCCCCAATCCTCGGTAAAGAAGGCATGTAAAAACATCAAAAACAAACCGGGGACGAGCGTGATGAGATAGAGATAGAACAATACGATCGCGCCCTTGCCGAAAAGATAATCCAGACGGGTGATAGGTTTGGAAAGATAAAGCGCCAGAGCTTTCGTGCGCCGGTCTTGGGCGATGAGATCGGCGCCGAAAACGAGCGGTAAGAGAAAGCAGAAAAATTGCTGCGATTGCAGAAAATTGTAGTAGAAGCGTTCGTTCACTTTCAAAAAATCCGTTAATTCCTCCCTGATGCCCATCCATTTCAATAATTCGGCATTGGCGCTCAAATAGAGCTGGATGCTGAGAATAAAGAATACGAATAAGGATACGAACATCAGGATGCGGAACCCTTTTTCCTTCAATAGATGTCCGATCCCTTTCATGGCGATTACGCTCCAGGAAAGTGCGCGCGGGCGGTACGCTCCGGCGTAATGGCTATAAGATTGTTCGTAAACAGGCACAGCGAAACCTCCAAAAGCTTAATTCTTAATTCTTAATTCTTAATTTTTAATTCTAAATTCTTAAATCGCGTTAAGCACGATTATAAACATGATGGAGTTGTTTTGCTTTTCGGATTGAATCGCGAAGACACGAAATGAAAATGAAAAACACAAAAAAAACAAATAGCGCAAGGGATCGCGCCGTAAAAAAGGATTTTTCCGTGGAATCCAAAAGAATCCGTAATATCCGCGATTCAATAATTTCGAGAAATTCGAGCCTTTTCGTGTTTTCGTGATTCAATAACGTAAAAAAATGACGCCCTTCCTCCTCTCTTGAATGGTTTCTCCAACGAGCAGGGGGGATGCCTGCATCCAAAAGCTGCGTAACGTGAGTTTTTAATTCAAAATTCATAATCCAAAATTCAAAATCAAACACTGTCGATGGCGGAGGAAAAAACCTCTTGCAGCGTCATCTCTTCGCGGGCCATGTGGCGGATTTGCACTCCCGTCTCGCGGGCGGAAGAAAAGATCGCCTCCGTTCCCAGCGTTTCGGTCATCTTCACCTGCATCAGCCCGTCGCGCTTGTTGGCGCAGACGCCGCCGCGTTTTTCCAAAGCGGCGCGGAAAGGAGCGTTATCCCCTTTCACTCGCACTTCGTAGGAAACGTAGGCGAGTTGTTTCAGGTCTTTGATCTTTCCCGCCGTCGCCAGCTTGCCTTTGAATAAAACCATCATATATTCGCAAACCATTTCCACATCGTGGAGAAGATGGCTGGAGAGAATAACGGAAATATCTTTCTTGGTGGTAATATCCTTGATTAAATTGAGCAAATCCTTGCGTCCTTGGGGATCGAGGCCATTAGTCGGCTCGTCGAGGAGCAGCAGGCTGGGATCATGGACTAGCGCCTGCGCCAATTTGATGCGCTGCCTCATGCCGGTGGAATAGGTTTCCACCTTGCGGTAGCGGGCTTCGCCCAGGCCGCAGTAATGCAGAACCTGATGCGCGCGCAGCATGGCTTCCTTGCGTGGAAGACCGCAAAGCATCCCATTGTAGGAAACGAATTCCACCGCCGTCATGCCGGGTATATAGGTGTCATCTTCGGGCATATAACCGATCAACTGCCGGATATGAGGGCCTTGGAAGATGGAATCGTAGCCGAAGACCTTGGCGCCGCCGCTCCGGGGCTTGATGAAGCCCATGAGCGTTTTCAACATAGTGCTTTTCCCGGCGCCGTTGGGACCGAGAAGGCCGATGGCTCCGGCGGGCATCTCGATCGTCAGGTCCTGAAGAATCGCCTTAGGGCCGAAATTGACGTTAAGATGCGATAATTCGAAAGCGGATTTTATTTCCATTATGATTAAGGCTCTTCAATCGTTTAAGAAAAAATTATTCCTCGCGCTTGGGAAAAAACATGATTTTCAATGTACGTAACGCCTTCGCGAAGATTTTGTTTCGCCATGAAATTTCTACTAAAATATCGCGTATTCATTTTATACGAATAAGTACGGGCGAATATTCATTTTAAAAAAAACTTTTTTCTATCCATTTTCCCTTAAAAATATGCGCCGGCGCCTTCGTAACATATTATGAACGATAAGAGAACGCTTGAAAACAGCAATCGCTCGTTGGCAAGAAAGAATGAACGGTACGGCATGAATGCTTCAATAGCGGAAGCAGTCCAGGCGGGAAGCGCCTTAATGGCGGAAGCGGCCGAAAATCCGGATGCGCTCTCCTTGCGTTTGTGGAAAAACGGCAATATGCGGGGCTACAATGAATTGGTTCAGCGTTACGAACGCCCGCTGATTCATTTTATTCTCCGCATGATCCGCGACGCCGACGAGGCGAAGGACATTCTCCAAGAAACTTTTGTCCGATTGTATCGGTCGCTGGCCAAATTAAGGGAAGATAAAAGTTTAAAAGCCTGGCTTTACCAAACGGCCAACAATCTATGCATCGATTGGCTGCGCAAACGCAAGCCGGACAAAGTTTTCGCCGCCGATCATCAGGATCCATCCTTCCATGCGATGGTGGAAGAGAGCAGCTTGGAACGCCCTAAAAGGCCGGACGATTGTTATCAAGACCAATGGCTGCAAGAAAAAATCATCCTGGCGATGGAGCAACTGCCTAAGAAACAAAGAACCGTCATGACGCTGCGCAGCTGCAAGGGGCTGTCGATCAAAGAGATCGCCGAAATTTTGGACTGCAACGAAGGCACGGTAGGCACCACCTTGTTCGCCGCCCGCCAGAAACTAATGAAGGTTTTGAAACCGGTTTTGAGCGATTATTATGGCGAATCCTTCGCGGAAATGTTATAGATCGTTCGCGGTGGATGGATTCGAAATGGGAAAAATTGCGCATCGTTTGTTCATAGATATTTGTTAACGCCTTTCCCCCCTCGCCCTCTGGGAGAGGATTGGGGTGAGGGAAACGAAATCGAATATTGCGATGTTCCGGCAAGATAGAAGGAGCAGGGCCATGAAAGAAAAGGAACGTCCCACTCTGCAAGAGATTTCTCTCTATTACGATGGATTGCTGGAGGGGGAAGCGAAGCGGCGGGTGGAAGAATCGCTGGCGGATGGCGGCGCCAGTCAAAAGGCGCTGAAACTGTTCCAGCAATTCGATTGCGCCTTGGAGCCGAAACTGTCCGACGCCGAGATCGATAGTTTGCTCAGCGATACGGTGCAGCAAGTCCGCGTCCGGATTCACCAGGCGCCCCGCCGCAGAGAAGGGGGATGGTATTTTCTATTGAATCCCCGCTTTCTCGCCGCCGCCGTGGGATCGATTCTCCTATTCGCCTTCATCATGACGGATTGGCGGGGAACAGAGCAAGCGCCTTCCGACCAAATAACGTATGATCCGGCGGATTCGTTTGGGAATATCGAAAGGCCCGAGTTAACCTTAGTCCAACAACAAGCGATGCTAGCGGTAACGAATACCGCCAAGTCCTACCTCAGCAAAGGATTAGATTACGCTTCGGAAAAATCGTCCGTACTGAAAGATTCGCTGGCCGTTCTGCCAAAGGATATGGATGCCGTAGTGGCGGTGGATCTTCTCCGAGACGCAGGAAGCGGGAAATCCGATTCGGACAAACCTAACGGCTCCTCGACGCCCTCGAAAGCGAAAGAGACTCTAGCCTGGATGGGAAGACAATTAGTCTTAGGGCTGAGCGTATCGCTTATGACGCTGTTGTCGATTCTCTAAGGAATGATGAATGAAAAAGTAGGATGGGTCGCGTTTTTTGACCCATCTTTACGTAAGGATTGGATTAATCGATGGGTCAAACGGCATGTCCCATCCTACGATCCTTCAAATTTCAACAATCGAACGTTAATCGAAAAATATCCTATCTCCATTGGGAGTAATCGAATCATGACGCGCAAATTCATTTATTCTTTTATTTTCTTGTTTTCCTTCGTTGGATTGGCGGAAGCGGATAAAGCGCCATTCGACCGGATCGTTCCCGCCAACATTCTTTTTTACATGGAAAACAATCCCGCTTCGCCGCAAGGTCCATCTTTTCCCAAATATGAAGAAGCGTTTTCGAAATTCCTGGAAACGATGGACGATTTTCTGGAATGGCGAGTCCTAAAAGCGGAATGGCAAA includes:
- a CDS encoding ABC transporter ATP-binding protein; the protein is MEIKSAFELSHLNVNFGPKAILQDLTIEMPAGAIGLLGPNGAGKSTMLKTLMGFIKPRSGGAKVFGYDSIFQGPHIRQLIGYMPEDDTYIPGMTAVEFVSYNGMLCGLPRKEAMLRAHQVLHYCGLGEARYRKVETYSTGMRQRIKLAQALVHDPSLLLLDEPTNGLDPQGRKDLLNLIKDITTKKDISVILSSHLLHDVEMVCEYMMVLFKGKLATAGKIKDLKQLAYVSYEVRVKGDNAPFRAALEKRGGVCANKRDGLMQVKMTETLGTEAIFSSARETGVQIRHMAREEMTLQEVFSSAIDSV
- a CDS encoding ABC transporter permease subunit, producing the protein MPVYEQSYSHYAGAYRPRALSWSVIAMKGIGHLLKEKGFRILMFVSLFVFFILSIQLYLSANAELLKWMGIREELTDFLKVNERFYYNFLQSQQFFCFLLPLVFGADLIAQDRRTKALALYLSKPITRLDYLFGKGAIVLFYLYLITLVPGLFLMFLHAFFTEDWGYLSSNVSLMLRIALFSHILIIPILLSIMTLSSLVKSRISSGTMFCVLYFVPFAISNIFRQLFYDPLFSSLFSKEWWSLVSFQTIWSQLGAEIFHQEIPYEIHWGYHLAALLLFCVLASMLLYRQIRAVEIVK
- a CDS encoding sigma-70 family RNA polymerase sigma factor codes for the protein MNDKRTLENSNRSLARKNERYGMNASIAEAVQAGSALMAEAAENPDALSLRLWKNGNMRGYNELVQRYERPLIHFILRMIRDADEAKDILQETFVRLYRSLAKLREDKSLKAWLYQTANNLCIDWLRKRKPDKVFAADHQDPSFHAMVEESSLERPKRPDDCYQDQWLQEKIILAMEQLPKKQRTVMTLRSCKGLSIKEIAEILDCNEGTVGTTLFAARQKLMKVLKPVLSDYYGESFAEML